TCGGTTTCCGCCGTAAATTCATGGTTTCGCGGGGATAAGTGGAATATGCCGTTTTGTACATCGCTTAGTTCTTTGAGCATCTGCGAGCGGGCAGGCAAATAAGTAAGCATTATTACCAGGCCAATCACGGACAGGGTCCCAAAAAATATTTTTAGCTGAGGGACAAATTTGATAAGCATTTGATGCCAACCTCTTGGGGTTGCAGTTAAGAATCGACTCTAATTGTAATTATACTGAAAATAAATTAAAAAAAAAGGGAATTTTTAAATTGTCCCCAACATCTACATATTTTTAATCGCCATATTCGATCAGGCGGTCCAATATTAATCCGAAAAAGCTCTCGGTATCCGCGGATGTGAAAAACCAGCCCATATGGGTGAGGCAGGCCCGGCAAAGGGCAACCTGCCACATATAGCCGGCAAACCAGACGAATTCATCGGTCGGGGTGCCGACTGCGCCGCACCCCTCTGCTTCTTTGAAGCAGCCGATATCGAATACAATTCCGTGGGGATTGGCAAACGTGTGCTGATAGGCTCCGTTTATAGAGATTCTGGCCGATTTGGGGGTTATTGGGTTTAAGCATTGCCGGCAGAAAAAAAAAGGCGCCTCTTTTTCTTCTTCCTGCGCCTTTTCCGCTTCCTTAATATCGGCCTGAGAATTTCCATTTCTCAGGGATGTTTTAAAAAAATAAGTATTTAGCAATGCCCTGGGTCCCCGGCGCTTGAAAAATCATATAATAAGCATAAATTAAAAGAACCAATAAGGATTGTCAACCAGGGCAAGCCGTCCATTAAAGGCACTGAAGGAAAAAACGAACAATGGTTTCAGGTTTCGGGTTTCAGGTTTCAGAAAAAAACCCATTGAACTGTGAACCGTGAACTGTGAACCCCAAGTTACTTAAAAAATTATGATACGGCGACAGGGGACTCGGATTAAATGTGCGGAATCTACGGGATTGTTTCAAACCAATTGACATCCGCCCGGATTCGTTATTTGCTCGCCCGGATGCGCCATTGCCTGCGTCACCGGGGGCCGGATGATTTAAAAGAAAATGTATACCCGGTCAACAATACCGCGGTTGGCCTGGGGTTTACCCGTCTTTCCATCCTGGATCTGGATACCGGCATGCAGCCGATTCAGTGCCCCGCTGATGAGACGGCCATTGTCTGCAACGGCCAGATATATAATTATCTTGAGCTCAAACAAAGCGTTTCTTCCGAGCCCTTCGTATCCAAAGGCGATGCGGAGGTGGGGCTTCATCTTTATCGGAAAAAGGGGCCTGCGTTCTTAAATGAATTAAACGGCATGTATGCCGGTGCGATTCTGGACCCACTGAAACAACGGCTTTTACTGTTTCGCGACCGGTTCGGGATTAAACCCCTCTACTTTTGTGAAAATAACGGCCGATTTGCTTTCTCCTCCGAGATCAAAGCGCTTTTTAACGGCGCGGAAATGGAGAAAACCTTAAACCGTAAAAATCTGTTCACATATTTTACCTATCGATACGTGCCGGGCAGCGAAACCATGTTCCAGGGGATTCAAAAGCTTCCGCCCGGGGCGTTTCTGGATTATGATCTCGCGTCCGGAACATATTCGATCAAAAGATACTGGGATTACCGGCTGGATCAGGTAAATCCGGATATGGATGTGGAAGATGCGGCTGACCGTTTCTATGAACTGTTTTCAGATGCGGTTCGGATAAGGCTTCGCTCGGATGTTGAGGTCGGCTGTCTGCTCAGCGGCGGGATAGATTCCTCTGCTGTCTGCGCTCAGGCTGCCATGAGCCGGCCGCTTTTAAAGTTGTTTACCATTGGTTTTGGCGTGGATAAATATGATGAGCTGCCTTTGGTCAGAGAGTTTCTGGCCGATCATCCCCGGCGTTTCAAGGATACCCGGCTTTTTTCAGGGGATTGCCGACAGGAAATGTTAAATGAGCTGCCTGCGCTTGTGGCCGCCATCGAGGAACCGATCTCTTTGGGTACCATCCTGCCCACGGATCAGGTCTGCCGGATGGCAAGTGAGAAGGTAAAAGTTGTTTTGACAGGGGAGGGGGCGGATGAAATATTTGCCGGATACAGAAAGTTCATGATTGAGATGGCCGCCGCCCATTATCCGGAATTGCCGAAGGATCAGCAGGAGGCCCTGATAAAGGCTTACCCTGAGTTAATGGCATACATAAGCAACAGGGATTCGGATCCGGCCCGGCGCTATATCCAAACCGAGGCGCTTTTTGACCCGGAAGAGATTAGCCGATTAACCGGGATGGAGCATTCCGGTCCGTTTTTTCCGGAAGATGCCCGGCCCTGTTTAAGCGGCAGTGAGCATCCGGTAAACCAAATGATCGGCTTTGAAACCCGGTTTCGCCTGCCGGATTACGTGATACTCCGGCTCGATAAACTATCCATGCGCCATTCCCTGGAAACCCGGACTCCGTTTCTGGATTATCGGCTGGCCGAGTTTGCCGCCTCCCTGCCGGTGCATTTAAAAGTCAACCTGGCAGCGGATCGGGAAAAATATATCTGCAGCCATGCGTATTTAAAGCACGGACTCATGAATAAAAAAAACGCCTTCCGAAAAAAGCAGCCGTTTACCATCCCCGTCGCCCATTGGCTGGCGGATGCGAAAACCCGGCCGGAGTTTGTGGATGAAATTTTATCCGGCGACATGATCCGTCGGCAGGGAATTCTAAATCCAGACTTTGTATCGCAAATCGGCCGACAGGTAAAAACCGGGGGGGTTGGTCCGGAAACGCTGGTTTCAGAGGCAGATCGCTTGTTTGCCATCATTGTTTTTACCCTCTGGTACGATACATTTTTCATGTAAGGCAGATATGGCACTGAACAATCAAGGCGGCAACCCTGATTTTAATCAATTACTGACGGTGTTTAAGCGGCATTACCTGTCTGTTTTATCCGGCTTAACCGGCGGGAGGCAGCGAAGCTACGGATTTGAATATGAATTTTTGCCTGTTCGCCCGCTTTCTATGGATGATGTCGCTGCAGTTGGGCCTTGCCTGACTGAACTGGGGTTTTCGCCCAGAAAAAAGGATTTTATCCACCCGGATCTCGGCATGTGTGTTGACTTTGAACCCGGCGGGCAAATCGAGTATTGCAGTCCGCCGCTTAAAAGCGATGACCATCAAAGGTTTGCGAAGCTGATCTCGCTTATTCAGACCACCAACGCGCAAATCAAATCAAAGTTGGGCATTGAATATATTGGCACCGATTTTTTGCCCGGAAGGACTGGCGCCCCCTTATGCTTGAGTTCAGAGCGATACCGGCAGCTCCATGAAAGGCTTTCGCAGGTAGGCAGCCGGGGGCTTGAAATGATGAAGGGGACGGCCTCAATTCATCTGCATGTGGTGATATCCAATTTTGACAATCTGCTGCCGTTATTCAATGCGCTTTGCGAATTATCTGTGGATAAGGATTTTCGGATGTCATGGCACAGACGCCACATATGGGATCATACGGATGCCACCCGCTGCGGTCGTCCACCGTGCTGCTTTGCCAACCTGGAGACAGCGGATCAATTGATCCATCGATTAATCGGTTTTGCCCTGCGGGCAGAGGTGCTTGGCGAGGAGGTTCCGTTTGCCAAAACCGCCGATCAATCCTATGAGGCATTTCTAAATCATATGACAACCGTGTTTACCGATATTCGATTTAACCTGAAAGGGCCGACCCTTGAACTGCGGACGCTTGACAGTATGCCGGTATCCCGGTTCAGGGAAAAATGGCAAAAATTTATTCAAATAATGGAAGAGATCTAAAAGGAGGGATTGGTTTATGCCGGAAATCGAAATCTATACATCAAGCACTTGCGGATACTGCAAACAGGCCAAAAAACTGCTTGACGGCAAGAATGTGGCCTATGATGAAAAGGTAGTGGATGCAAATCCCCAAGTTATTGCCGAGGCGGTTAAACGCTCCGGCGGCAGACGGACCGTGCCCCAGATTTTTATCAATGGCCAGCATGTGGGCGGCTATGACGAGCTTGCTGAATTGGACAAGGCCGGTAAGCTTGATCCGCTGCTGAGTGACAATTAACCCCAATCCTGTAGAGCTAACGGGATCCCCGGCGTCTTTTTGATGAATTGCGGTCAAGGGCTGTCAGGATAATAAAGGGGAAGGTGATTACATATTCAAAAATAAACCCGATCGGTATCATGATAAAAATTAAGGGCAGTTTGATGCAGTAGAAATGGAGAGTTTTATAGATTTTGTAAAGTCTGTCGGATAAACTGCGGGAGTCCATATTTAACCCCTGTATGAGAAAAATGAGCCCTGAATAAACAAGCCTTGCAATTTGCCAAAATTGCAAGGCTTAATTTTAAAAGTGGTGCCGAAGGCCGGATTTGAACCGGCACGGGCGTAACCCACTACCCCCTCAAGATAGCGTGTCTACCAATTCCACCACTTCGGCACTATTGGGATTGCGGTGTCTGCTGGGCTGGGGCGGTTTCCTGGGCGTTTTCCCCTTCATCCCCGGTATTTGCCGCTGATTGGGAATCGGCGTTTTCAGATGTCTGTTCGGGTGAAGCTGCATCTGCCGGCAGAGTTTGGGTTTGGGTCTGCTGGGCAGCGGGTTTGACATTGGAGACCACGGATTCATCGCCGCTTTTGGATATATAGGCCAAGCTCAGGGATGTCAGCATGAAAATTATCGCCGCCACAGTTGTGGCTTTGCCCAGAAAAGTCGTTGCGCCGGTATTTCCAAAAAGGGTTTGGTTGCCGGCCCCGCCGAATACAGCGCCCATGTCTGCGCCCTTGCCGGTTTGCAAAAGCACAATCGCAATCAGCGAAAAACAGACAAGCAGATGTAAGATAATAATTAGTATAGCCATGCGTCAGGTGTCTACTGCCTAAATTTTTGATTATTGGTAATGAATAATTTCACTAAACGTTTCAGGCTTAAGGCTTGCGCCCCCAACAAGCGCCCCGTCAATATCCGGGCAGGCCATGAGTTCGGCAATATTATTGGGTTTAACGCTTCCGCCGTAAAGGATGCGGATACTTTCTGCCAGTTGACCGTCAAAGGCTTTGGCGATTTGTTCCCGGATATATGCATGGGCTTGCTGGGCCTGATCCGAAGTGGCCGTTTTGCCGGTACCGATCGCCCATACCGGTTCATATGCAAGCACCGGGGGATTATCCGCATCGAAATTTATATTCTCTAACCCTTTTTGTATCTGTTTGTCAAGTACTGAAAATGTTTTTCCCGCATCCCGTTCAGATTCTGTTTCCCCGACGCAGATCACCGGAATCAGGCCGGCATCCATGGCCGCCGGGATTTTTTTATTGATCAGGGCATCGGTCTCACCGAATAACTGCCGTCTTTCCGAATGCCCGATAATGACGTACCGGCAGCCGGCGGAGGCAATCATCGGGGCGGATATTTCACCGGTATACGCGCCTTCAGATTCCCAGAAAAGATTCTGCGCCCCAAGTTCAATCGGGGAGTCCGCGATAATTTCAGAAACCGTCGTCAGTGCGGTAAACGGCGGGGCGATCATCATGTCAACCGTTTCATTTTTCTCAACTAAAGCGACCAACTGACTGGCGGTTTCCGCAGCTTCCGGACAAGTTTTAAACATTTTCCAGTTGCCGGCGATAAGCGGTTTACGTGATGCCATGGGCGACCTCCTGGGAAGAAGACTTATTTACAATTTGGCTGCGACCAGCTCGGCCAGATCCACCATACGCTCGGAATAGCCTGCTTCATTATCGTACCATGAAAGGACTTTGACCATGTTGTCCATCATATATGTAACCTCGGCGTCGACAATGGAGGAGAGTTTGGAGCCGTTAAAATCACAGGACACCAGAGGCTCCTCGCTATAGCCGAGAATCCCGGCCAGCGCCCCTTCAGATGCGGATTTCAATGCGCTTTTAACCTCCTCGACGCTTACGCCGGATTTATTCAGATTGGCGACCAGATCGACGATTGACACATTGGGCGTGGGCACGCGGATGGCAAGCCCGTTTAATTTGCCCTGAAGCTCGGGTATCACCACCCCGACAACTTTGGCAGCGCCGGTGGTGGTGGGTATCATGGAAAGGGCGGCTGAGCGCGCGCGGCGAAGATCCTTGTGCGGGGCATCCAGCAGACGCTGGTCACCGGTATAGGAATGGATTGTGGTCATAAGGCCGGATGTAATGCCGAACTCATCATGTAAAACCTTGGCCACCGGTGCCAGGCAATTGGTGGTGCAGGAAGCGTTGGACAGAATATGATGGCTGTCCGGATCATATGTTTCCGCATTGACCCCTATGACAACCGTCAGGTCCGGCTCCTTGGCCGGGGCGGAGATAATCACTTTTTTCGCCCCTGCTGCCAAATGTTTGGACGCCCCCTCACGATCCCGGAAAAGGCCGGTACACTCTGCCACGATCTGGACCCCGTAATCTTTCCAGGGAAGCGCCGCCGGGTCTTTTTCGGCGTGCACGGCGATTGATCGGCCATTGACTTCAATCGCATTGTCTTTGGGCACAATGGGAACATCCAGGTTTGGGTGCACTGAATCAAATTTCAGCAAATGGGCGAGGGTGGCCGGATCCATCAAATCGTTGACTGCCACGATATCAATATCCGAACGATTCAAAGCGGCCCTGAAAATCATTCGACCGATTCTGCCCATACCGTTAATTGCAATTTTTGCGCTCATAAGAACCTCCTTTGAATATTTTGCCCATTATCATCGCATCCTCTCCGGAATCCGTGTAATAAGCGGGGCGCCTGCCGATTACGGAAAATCCCGCTTTCTCATACAAACGGATGGCCGCAAGGTTTGCCGGCCTTACTTCCAGAAAAGCATTATCTATCGATTCAGGAATCTGGTCCAGGCACTGATCGAAAAATGCTGATGCAATGCCTTTGCGGCGGTGGGTTTCGCTCACCGCCACCTTCAGCACATGCAGGTCCCCGGCAATCAGGCGAAAACAGAAATAACCGATGATTTTCCCCTGCACGGATTTTAACACATAGTTATAGGCATATTCCTGGGCCAGTTCGTTAACAAAGGCCAATATGCCCCATGGATTTTTAAAGGCCTGGTTCTCAATGGCCGCCACATCCGCCAAATCATGCAGGCCCATCGGCATCAGTTGTATCCGCTTCATTCGCGCTTATTGCCTTTAACCAGTTCACTGGCCAGGGAAATGCTCTTTTTGCCATAGGTTTCAATGGTTTTTCCCATGGCATGGAGGTCGGTCTCCTTTTTTCTCAGATTTACCGCCTTTATCAGCATGGGCAGATTGACCCCGGAAATCACCTCGATTTTTCCTTCTTCAAGGAAGGAATAGCTCAGGTTAGACGGCGTGCCGCCGAACATGTCGGTCATAATCAGGATGCCGTCATTTTGGCTGACTTCACTAATTCCATTATTAATCTTTTTTCGAAGCTTTTCAACATGCTCTCTGAGATCGATGGAAACAGCTGCAACAGCTTCCAGCCGGGTATCAAAAATGGTTTCCGCCGTATCAATGAGTATATCGCCGAATTGACCGTGCGTGACAATGACAATGCCTACCATAGTTCTCCTTGCATCATGCGTTCACATTAATATCGCGATGGGTGATATGGATCGGCCGGCCCGGCCGTTTGATGTTTTCGCAAATGGCCTCCGCAATCACAACGGATCGATGCTGGCCGCCCGTGCAGCCGATGGCAATGGTTAAATAGGCCTTCCCCTCCTTTTCATACAAGGGAATAAGGAAATTTAAAAGGCTCTGGAACCTGTCGATAAATTCGCGGGCGACCGGATTGTTTAACACAAACTGCTGAACTGTTTCGTCCCGGCCGGTTTTGGTTTTCAGGTGAGGGACAAAAAACGGATTTACAATAAACCGGACATCCATAATGATATCCGTATCCGGGGGAATGCCATGCTTAAAGCCGAAGGATATTACCTGGATCCGCATCGGGATGGCATCCAGACTGCTCTTGACGATATCAAAGATAATCGACTTCAGGTCATGGATATTGTATTTGGTCGTATCCAAAACGCGCGTGGCCGAGTTTCTTAATGGCTCCAGCAGCTTTTTTTCCTCACGGATACCCTCCAAAAGGGGCTTGTCCTGGGCCAGGGGATGGTGGCGCCGGGTTTCGCTGTAGCGTTTGACCAGCGCCGTTTCCTCGGCCTCCAGAAACAGAATTTCAAAATTGTAATTTTTCTGGCGGAGTTCATCAAGCACCGGCCCATAGGTGGACAAAAACCGTTTTTCGCGCAAGTCCATGACAAATGCAAATCCATGAATATCCGAATCCCGCTGAATCGGAAGCTCCAGAAATTTGGGCAGCAGCTCGGCCGGCAGATTATCCACGCAGTAAAAGCCGGCATCTTCTAAAGCCGCTATCGCCGTGCTTTTCCCTGAACCGGACAGACCGGTGATGATAATAATTTTTAGTTTTTTCATGGGAGCATCATGGGATCATATGATTTGATTGCTTGCGGCTTTTGCAGAATTTTTTGATTGACGGTTCGGCCTGCAGGGGACGGCCGGTGATGTGCGCGCTAGAATTCCTCATCGACTTCCTGTATGGTCCGGATTACATCATCTGTTTCAGCGGCTTCCAACAGCCGGGTTTTAAACCCCTCGTCTTTTAAGAGTTTGGATATTTGGGCCAAAAGTCGTAAATGAATACCGGCTGAATTATCCGGCGTCAATAATAGAAAAAAGATGTGCGTCGGTTTTTTGTCAATGGCGTCAAAGTTAACCCCCTTGCGGCTGAGGCCAAAGCCCAGGATAAGCTCAGAGAGGTTTTTAAGCTTGCCGTGGGGAATCCCGATCCCTCCGCCAATGCCGGTGCTTCCCAGATGTTCGCGTTCAATAAGTACCCGGACCAGTTCTTTATGATCCACCTGGGTGATCCGGGATACCGGCAGCGTCAGTTCTTCCAGCACGCCCTTTTTATCCGTGGCCTGAAGATCGGTGTTAATGGTTTCTTTATATAAAAAATCCAGGATGTTCATATGGCTGAAGATTTCGTGTCTGGGCAAAACAGTTGATACCGTTTGCGGGTTAAAAATTATTAGAGCGGCTGGATGAGGCCGATATCCCCGTCATTTCGCCGATAGATGACATTGATCTGATTGGTCCGGGCATTGGTAAAAACCAGAAAATTGTCCGGGATCAGTTCCAGCTGCATGCTGGCCTCTTCAATGTCCATGGGTTTGTACTCGATATTTTGAACCCGTATCCGGGGGGGCGCGTCTTCTTCAGCTTCTGCCGCCGGGCCGGGGTTGGGGGCTTGCTGCATGGCCATTTCCTTCATTTCGCCGCGCGGCCCCTGCCGGTGCTTGCGGATTTTCTGTTTATTTTTTTTGAGTTGTTTTTCCAGTTTATCAAGCGCCAGGTCAATGGAGGAGTACATGTCGTTTGACTCTTCCCGGCAGTTCAGATTCAAACGGTCGCCGATAAGCTTGATCTCCGTGATATGCCGAATTTTTTCAACAGACAGCACCACATTGGCCTCCGCCGGGTTGTCCAACAGTTTATCGAACTTCTGGAGCTTGTTCGTGACATAGGATTTAAGGTTTTCGGAAGGCTCAATGTTTTTAAATGTCACGGATGTTTGCATATTTATTCCTCCCTAGAATTGTTTCCGTTTGCTGGATGAGAGAATCCCTAAATTCTCGCGGTACTTCGCTACCGTCCGGCGGGCAATGTCGATATCCTGCGCTTTAAGCATTTCAGTGATTTTTTTGTCACTGAACGGTTTTTTCGGGTTTTCCGACTCAATCATTTTACGGATCTCCGCCTGCACGCTGGCAGACGCAATGCTTTCCCCATGGGAGCGATGGATCGAACTGTTGAAGAAAAACTTCAGTTCAAAAATGCCTTGCGGCGTATACGCATATTTGTTGTTGGTCACCCGGCTGATGGTGGACTCGTGCATTTCAATGTCATCGGCCACATCCCGGAGCACCAGGGGTTTTAGATGAGAGATGCCGTATTCAAAAAAATTCCGCTGGAATTTAACAATGCTCTGCATGACATTATATATGGTTTTTCTCCGGTGCTGGATGCTTTTGATCAACCATTCCGCTGACCGAAGCCGGTCTTTGAGGTAATTTTTGGCTTCATCCGAAATCTGTTCCCCTTTCTTGGCCGCCTTTTTATAATAGGAATTGATCTGCACCCGGGGCATGTCGTCCTCATTTAGCATGATAACGAAATCATCTTCATACTTATAGACATACACATCCGGTACAATATATATTTGCTCATTCTCGGCAAACGGGTCGCCGGGTTTGGGATTCAGGCGCTTGATCAAATTAACCGCGGCAATAACATCATCTAAATGGGTATTCAATGCTTTTGCAATAATTTTATACCGTTTATTTTCAAGATCTTTGATATGATCCGAGATGATCCGGACCACCAGCGGGTCATCAATGCCGAGATGGGCGGCCTGAATCAGCAGACACTCCTTCAGATCACGCGCGCAGATACCCGGCGGATCAAATGTCTGCATCAATTCAAGCACCGGTTTGACCTTACTCGCCGACATATCGGCCATTTGGGCGAGTTCCGCCACACTTAAATCCAGATACCCGTCCTCATTGATGCTGCCGATGATATAGCTCCCGATGGTTTCCTCTTCTCCCGTGGGTTTGGTCATCAACAGCTGCCATCTCAGATGATCGGCGAGCGAGGTCTTGCTTGCGGTAAACGCCTCATAATCCGGGGCTTCTTTTTTTTCGGATTCAAAATGAACCTTGCCGGTGGAGCTGAATTCATCCATGTAGTTCTGCCAGTCGGCAAAGTCTTCAAATTTTTCTTCAATCGAGACCTCCTGGGGGGACTCATCTTCTGCTGCTGGCGCCTCCGCCGCTTGTTCGGCATCCATCTCCTGCTCTTCTTCCAGCGTGGGGTTGGTTTCCAGCTCCTGCTGGATCGTTTCAACCAACTCCATGCGCGAGAGTTGAAGCAGCTTAATGGCCATCTGCAGCTGGGGCGTCATGACCAGCTGCTGCTGCAGACGGAGGTTTTGTTGAAGTTCAAGCGCCATATTAAAGTCTAAACTGCTCTCCCAGATAAATTTGTCTTGCGGTCGGACTGTTGGCGATCACCTCCGGGGCGCCGGATTCAATAATCCGGCCCTCGCTCAGAATGTAGGCCTGATCGCATACGCCCAGGGTTTCCCGGACATTGTGATCTGATATCAGAACACCGATGCCGCGCTCCGAAAGGTGATGAATGATATTCTGGATATCGATGACCGCGAGCGGATCAATGCCGGCAAACGGCTCATCCAGCAGAATGAAGCTCGGATCTGTGGCCAGGGCGCGCGAAATCTCAAGGCGGCGGCGCTCACCCCCGGACAGCACGCCGGCTTTTTGATGCATCAGCCGGTGAATGCCAAGCTCTTCCAAAAGCGCCTCGGCTTTTTGCCGCTGTTCGTTTTTATTTGAGGTTAGGGTCTCCAGAATCGCCATGATATTTTGATAAACCGTTAGCTTGCCGAATACAGAGGCTTCCTGGGGCAGATACCCGATCCCCTTTCGCGCCCGCTGATGCATGGGATAGCCGGTAATATTTTCTTCGTCCAAAAAAACCTCGCCGCGATCCGGCCGGATCAGCCCCACGGTCATATAAAACGTCGTGGTTTTACCCGCCCCGTTAGGCCCGAGCAGTCCAACCGCCCTGCCGCTATGGATATCCAGGTCAACGGCGTCCACGACCCGTTTGCCATTATAAATTTTTACCAGATGTCTCAGAGATAGAACCGTCATAAAAGGGGTGCCGGTATTTAATATCTGCTTTTCGGTTTCAGTTGTTTGCCTCCGGTTTTGTCTGCCGGCGCTTTTCAATTTGGCGAATTATCGCATTTACGCGCTGCTCCGGGGCGCCGTCAACGATTATTTCACCGGTTTTTTGGTTAAAGGTGATTTTGCTGCCGGACACCACGTTGTTTTCACTCTTAATTTCAACTGTTTTACCGGTC
The DNA window shown above is from Desulfobacterales bacterium and carries:
- the rpoN gene encoding RNA polymerase factor sigma-54 codes for the protein MALELQQNLRLQQQLVMTPQLQMAIKLLQLSRMELVETIQQELETNPTLEEEQEMDAEQAAEAPAAEDESPQEVSIEEKFEDFADWQNYMDEFSSTGKVHFESEKKEAPDYEAFTASKTSLADHLRWQLLMTKPTGEEETIGSYIIGSINEDGYLDLSVAELAQMADMSASKVKPVLELMQTFDPPGICARDLKECLLIQAAHLGIDDPLVVRIISDHIKDLENKRYKIIAKALNTHLDDVIAAVNLIKRLNPKPGDPFAENEQIYIVPDVYVYKYEDDFVIMLNEDDMPRVQINSYYKKAAKKGEQISDEAKNYLKDRLRSAEWLIKSIQHRRKTIYNVMQSIVKFQRNFFEYGISHLKPLVLRDVADDIEMHESTISRVTNNKYAYTPQGIFELKFFFNSSIHRSHGESIASASVQAEIRKMIESENPKKPFSDKKITEMLKAQDIDIARRTVAKYRENLGILSSSKRKQF
- the lptB gene encoding LPS export ABC transporter ATP-binding protein, coding for MTVLSLRHLVKIYNGKRVVDAVDLDIHSGRAVGLLGPNGAGKTTTFYMTVGLIRPDRGEVFLDEENITGYPMHQRARKGIGYLPQEASVFGKLTVYQNIMAILETLTSNKNEQRQKAEALLEELGIHRLMHQKAGVLSGGERRRLEISRALATDPSFILLDEPFAGIDPLAVIDIQNIIHHLSERGIGVLISDHNVRETLGVCDQAYILSEGRIIESGAPEVIANSPTARQIYLGEQFRL